The genomic interval CTGCCGCGCGAGGTTGACCTGGTGGAGGCTGACCATGGTCGTCAGGTTCCGGTCCTGAGTCGCCGCCAGCAGATATCCCATCACCTTCTGGGAGCTTCCGGGGTCGAGGCTCGCGACCGGTTCGTCGGCCAGTAGCGTGTTCGGTTCCTGGACGAGTGCGCGTGCGATGCCGACCCGCTGTTGCTGGCCGCCGCTCATCTGTCGGGCGCGCTGGCGCGCCTCGTCGAGCAGTCCGACGGTTTCGAGCGCGTCCAGCGCGCGGTACTTGTCCTCGCGGTCGTTGAGTTGGAAGACGCTCCGGAGGAACGACGTCCGCTGTAGGGACCCCGTGAGCGAGTTCGCGTACGCGCTCATCTGTCCGATGATGTTGTGTTGCTGGAAGATCATCGCGGTGTCCGGCTGCGGCTCGGTGATCTCGGTCTCGTCTATCGTGATCGTTCCCTCGGTCGGCTTCGTCAGTCCGTTCATGCACCTCAGTAGGGTAGATTTCCCCGACCCAGAGGCACCCAACACGACGACGAACTCCCCTTGGGGAATCTCGAAGCTGACGTCGTCGAGCGCCTGGGTGGCCCCGAACCGTTTACTCAACCCCTTAACGCTGATATAAGCCATTGGTTGTATTTGTCTGCTAGCCCGTAAGAATCGTTTGGATTGGAGTGGACGCTCAGGCGTCGGCGATGTCGGCGAATTCGAGCCCGAGTTCGTCCATCACGTTCTCTATCGGTTCGTAGTCGTCGACCGACCCCTCGACGAGGCCGGTGAACCACAGCGGTTCCTCGGCGTCGGGGTCGACGATGTCGTCTTCCTCGACTTCGAGCAGTGCCGTCTCGATGTCCTCCTTGAGCGAACTGTCCCAGTTGCTCCGGGAGACGATGGGCGCGCGCGGAATCGGGTCGGACTCCGCGAGCAGGACGAGCTCGTCGTCCTCCTCACCGACGCCGTCAGCCTCCGCGGAGACCTCCATGAACTGGTCGGAGAACTGGTCCTCCGGGACGTACGGCGCGGAGACGAACGCGCCCGTCCCGGCGGCGTGGACATCGTCGCGCTCCATCATCGTGTTCAGCGCGGTGTCGTGGTCGGAGTGCTCGGTCTCGAAGTTCTCGGGGTTGCCGTCGGGCGCGCTCCCGGTGTCCAGACCCGCCTGACTGAGCATGTACAGCGGGAACAGGCTCCCGCTCACCGACAGTCGGCCGCTGAGACCGATGACCTGGTCCTCGATGTCCGAGAGCTCCTCGATGCCGCTATCGGGCGTCGTCGTGATGAGCGAGAAGTATCGCTCGGCACCGTAGGCGACGCGAATCCCGACGATGTCCATCTGATCGGGTGCGGCGATGACGCCGCTCGGCGAGATGTCGGCCAGTTCCGCTTGGTCGTTGCGGATCGCCTCGACCGTTGCGGTATAGCTGTCTGCCTCGGTCGCCTCGATGGTCGCGTCGGTCTCCTCTTCGAGGTAATCGAACAGCGGCTGGTACTGCTCCTGCATGTCGACCGAGCCCTCGGCCGGATTCAGGACCATCCGTACCTCTTCGTCACCGCTACTTCCGCCACCGGTGATGTCGCCGATACAACCCGCCGTGCCAGTTATCCCGACCGCTCCAGCGGCGGCCGCGGACTTCAGGAATCTGCGTCGATTTGCCATGACCGAATCGTCTGTAGAATCAGACAGGTAGTGGTTAAAACTTCCTATTTTTTCTATATATGTGTCGAGATTTGCCACGGTTCGCTAACGGTAGGTTCATACTCTTCGCCTAACGCGGTTGTCGTTCAGACACGGGCTTGCGTTGAGCGTGCTCCCACTCGCCGGTCTTGACGCGAGCGTCGTCGGTGGCGCTCTCGCTTGCCGGGGTCACGAGAACCGTGGAAAAACGGGACGGGCCGACGCGGGACCGACCGTAGTCGTCTGTCTCCGCTCGTCGATGGCCGTGAGACGCGATTAGCTGTACGCGCCCCACACGGAGAAGTCGGCCGTGTTGAGATTTGACGTGTACAGCAACTCGGCGGTATCGACGTTGTTGTCGTCGTCGAGCACGCGGTCCTCGTTCAGGCGGAGGTCGGTGCCGATGGCGGCCGCGAGGTCGTTGAAGTTGCGACGCGTGTCGGGTGCGAGCTTGCCCCAGCCAGCGCCCATGAGGACGACCGAGCCCCCGTTGTCGATGTAATCGGTCAGCGCGTCGACCTCCTCGGCCGTGTAGCACGACCGGGGTGCGGTGACGATGACGGCGCGGGCCGTCGACAGCGCGTTGTCGCCCGAGGTCGTCAGGTCGTTGATCTGCTCGAACGCGATGCCCTGTCCTTCGAGGTAGCGCTGGTAGTTGACCGCGTCCTCGTTCGACAGCGCGTACCCCTCGCCGAACTGGCCGTGGCCGCCTTCGATGAGTATCTGGCCCGACTTCTCCGAGAGGGAGTCGATGAGGTTCGTCAGGAAGACCTCGTGTTGGTAGTCGCTCGCGTCGTCGTGGTAGCCCTCGTCGATGGGCAGTCCGCCGACGAGCGCGGTGCGGTTGGCCGAGTCGACGCCGACGAGGGGAATGTCGCTGTAGTCGACGCCGCCTTCGAGTTCCTGGTAGGCCGTCTCCTCGGCGAACACCGGCACGCGCGAGGCGGAGATGGCACCGCTGTCGGTACGGACGCTGGAG from Halorussus salilacus carries:
- a CDS encoding substrate-binding domain-containing protein gives rise to the protein MANRRRFLKSAAAAGAVGITGTAGCIGDITGGGSSGDEEVRMVLNPAEGSVDMQEQYQPLFDYLEEETDATIEATEADSYTATVEAIRNDQAELADISPSGVIAAPDQMDIVGIRVAYGAERYFSLITTTPDSGIEELSDIEDQVIGLSGRLSVSGSLFPLYMLSQAGLDTGSAPDGNPENFETEHSDHDTALNTMMERDDVHAAGTGAFVSAPYVPEDQFSDQFMEVSAEADGVGEEDDELVLLAESDPIPRAPIVSRSNWDSSLKEDIETALLEVEEDDIVDPDAEEPLWFTGLVEGSVDDYEPIENVMDELGLEFADIADA
- the phnC gene encoding phosphonate ABC transporter ATP-binding protein, translated to MAYISVKGLSKRFGATQALDDVSFEIPQGEFVVVLGASGSGKSTLLRCMNGLTKPTEGTITIDETEITEPQPDTAMIFQQHNIIGQMSAYANSLTGSLQRTSFLRSVFQLNDREDKYRALDALETVGLLDEARQRARQMSGGQQQRVGIARALVQEPNTLLADEPVASLDPGSSQKVMGYLLAATQDRNLTTMVSLHQVNLARQFGQRFIGLKDGQKVFDGYAEDFSLDVIDDIYETVDIDQLTADEDDFGGEASASDAADATDEVMG